Genomic segment of Candidatus Protochlamydia amoebophila UWE25:
CTCATCTTTGTTTTGCCATTCTCTCACATGAGGACCTGTATAACAACACAACTGCGAATTCCATGTTTGTTTGAGATAAGTCCAAAATAATTCCCAGTCTTTAATTTCTTGACCTACCACCATCTGATGAGAAATCAACAGATCAGATAAATAAGTTGTTGCATACCAACTGATAGATGGGCGAGCAAGTTGTTTCCATAAATCAATTCCCTCTTCTTGCCAATCTTGTCGATTCAATAATTTTCCAACGGCCATTAATCCTGCAGCTAATCTTACGGCAATGGAATAAGGGAAAGGATTTTTTTGATGTACAGTTTTACCATAGTCAATTAAACGAGATAAGGAGTTTTCTAAATCAAATTTCAATTCTTGCCCTAAAACATGTCCGAAATTTTTTAAGATCCAATAAAAGGGAGCTATTAACGAAATTCCAGTTTCACTATGATGGCAAATAGGATACTGATGTAAATAAATAGGAAAATTACCTTAAGATTCCTCCGACACTTGTGATTGAAATGCTAAAATATTTTGTAATAACTGTTTCGCTTCATGAATATTTTCAATCAATCGTGATCTCAATAAAGCTAAAACAAATAAAACATTTTCATAAATTGGAATTGTTTGATGTGTAGCCGGAATGGGCATCCCATGATAATAATGAAGATAGCCCGTTTGCGAACTTTGATAGAAACGGCCTACCATAATAGCATTTTCAATGAAAAGCTTCATTCGATTAGAAAAATCGTTGTCTTGGTCATACATGAATTTAACTTCCTCCGGCTATTTCAATATTTTGACCTGTGATATAAACGCTATCGGGATGAAGAAGGAAAGTGATGACTCGACTAATTTCTCTACACTCACAAGGCCTATTCATTGGTAATTTATGCTTTTGATGTTGCAAGTCTACGGAAAGATTCGTTTGACCCGGGGAAACCATATTAACTCTCACTCCTTTAGAAGCCAATTCAACCGACAAAGATTTTGTTAACATCCACAAACACGATTTAGTCATACGATAGGCTGTTGAATAAATTCCAGCAGGGTTTTCGTACAAACCGCTTACCCCTAAATTAATAATTTGACCTTTAGATTCTAACAAAGATGGGATCAATTTTTGGATAAGAATAAATGGAGCGTGTAAGTTTATTTGAAAAAGGGCCATCCAATCTGATAAAGGCGTTTGCAATCCAGATCGAACAAAATAATTTCCTACATTATTAATTAAATTTGTTGTTTCTTTAAACTCGAGTAAGTACCGTTTAGTAAAGTCCAGGATAGCTTCGTTGCTCGAAAAATCCCCTTGAATTGCAGCGGCTTCCACCCCTATTTCTTGACATTTCTTAACAACATCTTTAGCTTCTTGCTCACTTTTATTATAATGAACAACGACAGAATATCCTTGTTCAGCAAGCGCATAACACAGGTGAGACCCAAGCCTTTTCGCCCCTCCAGTCACTAATGTCCAAGCCATCAACAACTCCTCTCTTGCTCAATTTCAACTAAAGCGAAATTTGCACTAGAAATTGCGCCGGGTTTTTTAATACGCAAGTGGACCCATTGAACATCAAACTGACTAAACAAGTAATCTAAAATAGCGCAAGAAAGAGTTTCTAATAATTGATAAGAGTCTCTTTTTGCTATCATAGTACAAACATGTGCAAGTTTCGTATAATCTAAAGTATCTTTTATACAATCACTTGTAGAACATTTATTAAAATTTATTTTTGCTTTTACATCGAAATAAAGGGTTTGTTCTTGTGCTTTCTCCTGAGGATAAATCCCGATTTTACAAAAAACCTTATGATTTTTAAATCCAATGAATCCCCAGCGATTGAAGGGCTTTTGTTGTGTCAAATATCTTTCAATGAGAAGTCGACATGCTTTGTGAAGGGGCAATTTAAGTGCTTGTTCAGGTTTTATCCATAAATATTCATAAGCCTCATCATTTAAAAGAACTTTATCTTTAGAAGAGCTAGGATCAAGTTCTGCCACAAAATCATTCATGACAAAATGTCCTTTATCCCAAAATTCTTCTGAAAAAATGCTCTCTTGCACCATTTCGAATTTAATTTTACAGATTTTTAAACCTGTTTCTTCAAATACTTCCCTTTTGAAAGCCTCAAGACAAGTTTCTCCCCACTCTACTTTTCCCCCCGGTAATGAATACAGGTCTTTCCATTTTTTGGACCGCACTAAAAAAATATCTCCATCTGGAGCAAAAATCAATCCTCCAACAGTAACAAAGGGCCTATTAACCATTATTCATTTTACCTATTTTTGCGAGATAATCGATCGCTTTCGTTAATCCTTCAATAATTCCTTGTTGATGCGCCGGAGGTGCGATTATATGCGCGATTGCTAGCAACGCGTCAGGGGCATCTGACATAGCAACTTTAACCGTTGCTTCTTGAAGTAATGATAAATCATTGAAGTCATTTCCCGCTGCAATTGAGGAATAAAGCGAGTGGGATAATTGAGAATAAGTTTTCAGCGCGCTCCCTTTATTTGCTTCAGAATGGGTGACTTGTACAACAAAATATTCTTCGTTAAAAGGATCGCGAATAGTAGGGGCATGTAAACCTAATTTTTTTTCTATATCTTGACTGATTAAAACGGCCTCTTTTTCTTTTGCGAAAAATTTGAGCGAGGCAAATTCTTTAACAGGTAAGTCATTAAAATTTTTGATGATAGACCAATTTTCTTTTAAATGTTCTTTCCGTTCCCAGATATAATTCAAAGCTGATGGAGCAAATTTGTCTGATCGATAATAGCATAAATCTTTATTTTCTAATCCCGTATAAATAATGAAATCTGTGTGATGTTTTGTACAAACAACTTCCATTTCATGAAGCAAATTTTGTGACAAGTATTTGCGTGCAAGAATTTTTTTTGAAGGCATATCCACAATAAGGGCCCCATTTTGTACCGCCAAAGCATAAGGAAAGGATAGCACGTTTAATGATCGTACTCCCCACTGGAAAGGTCTACCCGTAATAAAGACGAATTGCCAGCCAGTTTGATAAAGATCTTCAAAAAATTGAACAACTTCTGAAGGAATGCTTTCTGTTTCTGCCGTGACAGTTCCATCTATATCTAATGCAAATATTCCTTTTATTTTGCGAAAAAACATAGGAAAAAAACTGTTGAGAATGTAGTGTTATTTTTTAACATGATACCCATTATAGCTATGAAATATTATCTTCTCATCCCTTTCTTTTATTTGCTTATTTTTTCAACTCTTCATCCTGTCCAGGGGCAAGAAACAGCATACGGGGAACAACTCGGTGAAATAGATTTTTCTCCAGAGTCGCAAAACCATTTACCACAAAAAAGTATTTCTCTTGAAGAAAACTTGCACGATCCTTTAATAGATCCAGAGTTGACGGAAACAGATCATTTTCAAGCAAAATTTATGAATATGTTATTCATCCTAGGACTATTAATTAGCTTTATGCTCTTGGCTTCTTGGATGCTCAAACGCATGACTAAATCAAAAGTCACTCAAATGAACCAAGCCAGCTCCATTAAGGTCCTAGAAACTAGGCACTTAACACCACGATCTACTATTTATTTGATTGAAGTGAAAGGACAGCATCTTTTAATTGGCGAATCTGTAGCCGGGGTTTCCCATCTCGCAACCATCGGATTTTTGGAAGAAGGGGACGACACTAATTACAAGCGCCCTGCAATTCCCCCTTATTTTTCCAATCCGACTAAGCTATCCTAAGATGAAATTTCAGATTTAAAAATTGAAAATTTTTTGAATCTAGCCTATTTTTTATACGCCATCTTAAGTGGCTATTGCGAGAATTTAATGAAACAGTTAAATTACAATCCAATTTTATGTTTAATTGGATGTAAAGATGAAAAAAATTGCGACCGTTTTAAGTTTATGCTCTCTTTTGTTAATTCTTTCTAGCTGTTATCGTATGCCAGGAGAAAATGAATTTTCTGTTGTCCCGACGACCAATAATCCTTCTGTGACCTGCGAAAAACCCAATAGTTTTTTACCTGGGCTAGGAAATTAATATGACAACTCCCATTGAAATGAGCCTAAAGGCTTTATTAACTTCGATGCAGAGAAATCATTACGAAGCTGATATTCAACTCGAAACCGACCAGGTTTATACAATCCTTAAGATTGCAAATAAAGAGTATCCTTTATTTTTGAGAATTTTTGATGAGGGAAACCTACTTCAATTACTTTTGTTTATTCCCTGCCAAATAGCAAAACCAGTTATTTCTGATATGGCTAGACTTCTGCATCTTCTCAATAAAGAGCTTGACGTTCCAGGTTTTGGAATGGACGAAATTGCAGGTGTTGTATTTTATAGACTCATGCTCCCAACACCAAACAAAAAAATCGACGAGGAACTCTTATTGGCTTTTCTTAAAACAATTGAGCAAGTTTGTAAAATGTTTGCGACACCTATCGAAGCTGTCGGTTTTGGCCAAACAACACTTGATGAAATATTGGAAAAAACACGTGAAATGGAGAATGAAAGCTAATCCATGTCTTTAAGAGCGATTTACTATGATACAGAAACGACAGGCATAAAACCCGAAAAAGATCGGGTGATTGAAATTGCTGCCTATGACCCTGTTCAAAATCGACGGTTTGAGAAATTCGTTCATCCTGGTTTTCCGATTCCTCCAGAATCCACCGCTATTCATCATATCACTGATGAAATGGTTGCAAACGCAGGTTCTTTTGCAGATGTCGGGGCAGAATTTGTCGAATTTTGTGCCGGTGAAGTTGTTTTAATCGCGCATAATAATGACAATTTTGACCTTCATTTTCTACGGCACGAATTTGAGAGGAATCAACTTATTCTTCCAACTCATTGGAAGTTTCTTGATTCTTTAAAATGGGCACGACGGTACCGATCAGATCTCCCTCGGCATACATTACAGTTTTTAAGAGAAATTTATGGAATAACTGCTAACAATGCGCACAGGGCATTAGATGACGTGATTGTTTTAGAAAGAGTTTTTCGCTCAATGGTTGATGATTTAGAAATTCAAGATGTATTTGATTTATTAAATCGCCCAAGAGCTATCCAACATATGCCTTTTGGCAAACACCAAGGGCAGCCCTTAAATAAAATTCCAAAAAATTATATCTCATGGCTAGCAACGACAGGGGCTTTTGATAAACCTGAAAATCAAGAACTGAAAGCAAGTTTTGTAAAGCTTGGCTTACTAGAAATGGCAGAATCCATGTGAGAATCGGAATTTTAGGATGTGGATATGTTGGTCAAGCTGCCGCAGTTTTCTGGAAAAATCAATCTCATTTTTTAACTGTTACCACACGGCAGATAGAAAAAATCAACTTTCTTCAAACTTTTGCTCATCAAGTCCATCAATTAACAGATGATAACATTCTTCCTTTTCTAGCTAATCAAGACATTTTATTAGTTTCTGTTGCCGCTGCCTCTTCAAGAGATTATCAGAATACTTACTTAGAAACAGCACGGCGCATTATTGAGTTATTACCCCAAACTCCTTCTCTAAAGCAAATAATTTATACTGGAAGTACTTCTGTTTATGGAGATTTTCAAGGAAACTGGGTTGATGAAACCACGTTACTTAATCCTCTTAATGAACAAAGTTATTGCTTGAGCCAAACAGAACAATTTTTTTTGAAGGCTCCTAGCTCTGTTAATGTCACAATATTTAGACTTGGCGAAATCTACGGACCTGGTCGGTGGATTACTGATCGCGTTATTAGAATGCACCAATATTCATTTCCAGGGACGGGAAATCAATTGACTAATGTAATTCATCTCACAGATATTGTCCGAGCATTAGATTTTGCTTTGCAAAATAAATTGCACGGAATTTTTAATCTCTGTAACGATTTTCATATTCCCCGAAAGCTTTTTTATGAGCAATTACTGCAATCAGCCCATCTTCCTTCCATTCAATGGGATGCTAATAAACCAAGTTTACATGGAGGAAACAAAAAAGTTTCTTCCTCAAAATTAAAGAAACTTGGCTTTTCTTTTCTCGAGAATGGCCCAGCTAGATAGCTTACATGGATAATTTAACGAATTCTTTAATGCGTCTGTACTGACTTTTCACTCCTTTGCGTATACATCACGTCCCACATTTTTCTGAAAGAGGGGCAACAATGCAGCAATTCATCTTTTGTTCCCTCTGCAATCTTTTCTCCATTTTCTAAATAGATGATTTTATCTGCGTCTTCAATTGTCGATAATCGATGTGCAATAATAATTTGTGTTATTTTGCCACGTTGTTGGTTTAAAGCAGATTTGATATGTGCTTCACTTAATGCATCTAAAGCAGAAGTTGCTTCATCCATAATCAAAATAGGGGCTTTTTTGACAAGAGCTCTGGCAATAGCTAATCGTTGCTGCTGCCCTCCCGATAAATTCTTTCCCGCCTCCGAAAGTTCTGTTTGATAACCTTCTGACAATTGTTGAATAAATTCATCGGCATGTGCAAGCTTCGCAGCTTCTTGAATATCTAGTGGACTAAAAGGCCTACCAAAAGAAATATTTTCAGCAACAGTATCTAAAAATAAAAAAGGTTTTTGAGGGACAAAGGCCATTTGTTCTCGAAGTGACTTCTGCGTATAGGCAGTTAAGGAGTGACCATCAATTCGTATTTCTCCTTTCTCAATATCATATAGACGAGGTAAAAGCTGCGCAATAGTCGATTTTCCAGAACCTGTCGGGCCTACTAATGCAACAGTCTGCCCTTTTTGAATAGTAAAGCTTACTCCTCTTAGAACCCATTTTGAATCATACCGAAACCAAACTTGGTCAAACTCTATGGTTTCTTCCACATGATTAAGCTCTAACGCTCCATCCTGATTCTTAATCTGCGGTTGTACATGTAAAACCTCTTGCATTCTTTCTGCGGCAGCAATTCCTTTTTGAATGTGAGTATTTTCTTCTGCAAATTTTTTGATAGGTTCATAAAAAACGTAAAGTAAACCACAATAAACAAGAACGTCAGAAACATTTAATTGTAAAATATACAATCCATAAAGAAGTGCCGTCGCTAAAAAAAACATTCCAATTGTGTGAACAATAGGTCTAGAAGAAAGATCATAACGAGCACTTTTTTGCTCGAGAGCGGCCATTTTTCCATTTTGTTCACGGTATTTTTTCAATGAGAACTCTTCCATAGCAAAGACTTTGACAGTTTGGATTCCTGCTAAAAAATCAATCAAAACAGAACTGAATATTTCTTGATTCTTTTGAATTTGTTTAGAAATTTTCTTTACTTTTTTAGCTAAAAAAATAATCGGAAATACAATGAGAGGAAAACCAAAAAAAATAATGAGCGATAATTGCCAAGAAGTGTAAAAACACAAAGTCAGTGTTGTAAATACTGTAAAGGGAGTTTGTAAATAATTCACTAAACATGCATTCAAAGCTTCGGCAACTAAAGAGGCATCGCCTACGACGCGCGAAGATAAACTTCCAATATGATGTTTTTGATAAAATGTCATAGGAAGAGATTGAATATGTTCAAAATAAGCTTGACGTAAATCTCGACTGACTTGAATTGCAACAAGTCTTGCGGTAAAACGTTGACTAAAAAGAGAGATGGCTTTAAACAAGGCAACTATAATGATAAAAAAAGCTAAAGCTTTCAAACTAGAAGACACAGGAATAAAATAATCTAAACTTTTTATGACTTTTTCAACGAGATTTTGATTTGTTCCTGTATGTTGATTGAGAAAATGGATTGTATCTTGCAGAGTTATAGTATCTTGTTCAGGTCCTTCGATTTCTACCCATCTATCTTGCATTTGTTTCCAGCTTACCTCTGTCTGACGTTGTAATTTTCCATCTTTCACAGGGGCAAATAGTTCAAAAAAATCTGGTCCTTTTCTTGTAATGACCCCAAGCGCGATAACTTCTAACTGAGAGGCAATCGTTAAAAAGATCATTGATAAAATTGTTAGGATAATCAGAAAACGGTGTTGCTTTCCCATTAATGCTGTTTTCATTAACAAACGCATAAAACTTTTAACCCTCTAAAAATTCTCCCATTTGACGAAATTTCAAATAACGTTGTTCAAGTAAAATTTGAGAAGGAATTCGTCTAAGGATATGTAACTGTTCAACTAAAAATTGTTTGACATTTTGGTAAGTTATGTGAGGATCATGATGAGCTCCACCAAGGGGTTCTTTAATAATACTATCAATGATTTTAAGATTCAAAAGATCTTCAGCATTCAATTTAAGGGCAGAGGCGGCTTCGACGTTTTTAGAGGCATCCTTCCAAAGGATTGACGCACATCCTTCTGGAGAAATAACGGAATAATAGGCATGTTCTAACATTCCAATGACGTCTCCTATTCCCATTCCAAGTGCTCCTCCCGAACATCCTTCCCCGATAATTGTAATAATGATTGGAGTATTAATACGCATCATTTCACGAAGATTTCGAGCAATCGCCCATCCTTGGCCACGTTCTTCTGCTTCAAGGCCTGGATATGCCCCTGGTGTATCTAAAAGGGAAATAATAGGTAATTGAAATTTCTCAGCCATTTGCATTAAACGTAAAGCTTTACGAAAGCCCTCAGGATTTAACATTCCAAAGTTTCGATAAACTCGACTCTCTGTATCAAAACCTTTTTCTTGTCCAATAACAACGCATTTGATTCCTCCAATTTTGGCCAAACCTCCGACAATCGCATGATCTTCTCTGTAACTGCGATCACCAGCCAGTTCTACAAAACTTTCTGAAAGATGGCGAATAAAATCGACAGCGTGCGGTCGAGAGGGATGGCGACAAATCATAATTCTTTGCCAAGGGGTCAATTCGGAATAGACATGTTGTTTGAGACTATCTAATTTCTGCTCTAATTTTTGAATTTCAACATCAAAAATTGGATTGTCTTGACTTTGTTTTTTGAGGTGCTCAATCGTTTTGATATACTCATGAATTTGCTTTTCATGGGGTAAAATATCCAACGGAGTACTCCTTCCTTTAAAGGTTCTATCTATTTAATTTTTAATAATTTAGGATTTATTTAATCCAGTATTCCTGGTAAGGTCGCCTCAGAAAAATCTCTAACAATTTCAATTGTTGTTGGCTTAGTCACAATAATTGAAAATAACTCTTCCATATCAGGCGTCGTTAAACGAATGCATCCGTCACTCTGATATTTCCCTACACTATCAATTTGATCCACTGCTAATCCAGATTGATATTCCCAGGGTGTACCATGAATACCGAATCCTTTAGCAGGAGCAGTTGTATGACCAATTTCTTGCTCGAAAGGAATCCACCTAGTTCCAAAAACAGTAATCATTTCCGTTTTCTTTCCTTGATAAATGCCCATGGATTTCGGTTTATAAGTCGCAATGCGATCTCCTAAAGAATATTTTCCTAGAGGTGTTAATAAGCCCGAACTACTAGAAGAATCCAATCTTCCTAATCCCACCGGATACGTTTTGATTAAAACAGGTTTTTTTTCATCATCAGCTAAATAATAAAACCACATTTTACAACGAGAGGTATCAACAATGAGGTAAAATTGAATATTTTTATCTTTGCAAAGAACGTTAAAACGCTCTCCTTCTGCCAAATCTTGTTTTAAATAATCAGGTTTACCATTAAGACTTCGAGCAATAAAATGTCTTGAGGTTTCAAAATGAGCGGCATAATCAGATAACCAAGCAGGGCGACCTTTTTGCCAATTGACGCGACTTTTATACGTAATTGTTTCTACAATGGGTAACTTTGAATCTTTAACGAACAATTCTTCAATTCGATTAGCTTCAGGAAGCTCGAGCGTTGATAATGAAAAATCGGGAGACCGTGATTGCTGAGCAACTGCCAAAGCAGGGGTAATTACTTGTATATTTTGGTCTAAATCAATTTCAAGAGGAATTTGATTTGACGGTCTTGTAGATACCGGAGTAGAGGAACTCTTAAAAATTGCAGCTATTCCAATCGCTCCAAAAAGAATAATACAGAGAAAGGCAAGCAATTTGGGTAATGTCATGTATTTAACCTTTTTTCGTCAAATGTAGGCTTAAGAACCTATATTTCTCATTCATGTTATGAAGTTAAAATCTTTTTGCCAAAAAAGATAAAACCTCTAAGCAAATAAAAAACTTGAGTATTTATTATCTCTATTATTATTCTTTAACACAATAATAAAACAAAGTGGGTAAATTTAGATTGTACTGCTGGCACTGTGGAACAAAATTACCTGAGTTTTCTCGAGGTAAGCTATCTTTTAGAGAAACATGCGATAAGTGTGGTTCCGCTTTACATTGTTGCCAAAATTGTAAGTATTATCAACCAGGTCGTTCTAACAATTGTGCCATACCTAAAACAGAATTCGTTTCAGATCGACAACTCAATAATTTTTGTGATGAATTTGCTATTCAAAATCTCGTACCTGCTTCATCGCCTAATCAACAATCTAAAAACAAGTTTGAGGATCTCTTTAATCCATGAGATTTTCTTTTGAAAATTCAATTTGCCAATGATAGTTTTTTTGATCTGAGTGAAGAATGTAAGCAATCAAAAAATTAGCTCCCCAAAAATCATGTTTTCCTGCTAAAGGAATGACCTGTACCGTTCCTTCAAAAGAAGGAATATTCAAATTCAAAGAGGCTGTTTTACTTTCT
This window contains:
- a CDS encoding FliO/MopB family protein — its product is MKYYLLIPFFYLLIFSTLHPVQGQETAYGEQLGEIDFSPESQNHLPQKSISLEENLHDPLIDPELTETDHFQAKFMNMLFILGLLISFMLLASWMLKRMTKSKVTQMNQASSIKVLETRHLTPRSTIYLIEVKGQHLLIGESVAGVSHLATIGFLEEGDDTNYKRPAIPPYFSNPTKLS
- a CDS encoding dihydroneopterin aldolase encodes the protein MVNRPFVTVGGLIFAPDGDIFLVRSKKWKDLYSLPGGKVEWGETCLEAFKREVFEETGLKICKIKFEMVQESIFSEEFWDKGHFVMNDFVAELDPSSSKDKVLLNDEAYEYLWIKPEQALKLPLHKACRLLIERYLTQQKPFNRWGFIGFKNHKVFCKIGIYPQEKAQEQTLYFDVKAKINFNKCSTSDCIKDTLDYTKLAHVCTMIAKRDSYQLLETLSCAILDYLFSQFDVQWVHLRIKKPGAISSANFALVEIEQERSC
- a CDS encoding L,D-transpeptidase, translating into MTLPKLLAFLCIILFGAIGIAAIFKSSSTPVSTRPSNQIPLEIDLDQNIQVITPALAVAQQSRSPDFSLSTLELPEANRIEELFVKDSKLPIVETITYKSRVNWQKGRPAWLSDYAAHFETSRHFIARSLNGKPDYLKQDLAEGERFNVLCKDKNIQFYLIVDTSRCKMWFYYLADDEKKPVLIKTYPVGLGRLDSSSSSGLLTPLGKYSLGDRIATYKPKSMGIYQGKKTEMITVFGTRWIPFEQEIGHTTAPAKGFGIHGTPWEYQSGLAVDQIDSVGKYQSDGCIRLTTPDMEELFSIIVTKPTTIEIVRDFSEATLPGILD
- a CDS encoding acetyl-CoA carboxylase carboxyltransferase subunit alpha produces the protein MDILPHEKQIHEYIKTIEHLKKQSQDNPIFDVEIQKLEQKLDSLKQHVYSELTPWQRIMICRHPSRPHAVDFIRHLSESFVELAGDRSYREDHAIVGGLAKIGGIKCVVIGQEKGFDTESRVYRNFGMLNPEGFRKALRLMQMAEKFQLPIISLLDTPGAYPGLEAEERGQGWAIARNLREMMRINTPIIITIIGEGCSGGALGMGIGDVIGMLEHAYYSVISPEGCASILWKDASKNVEAASALKLNAEDLLNLKIIDSIIKEPLGGAHHDPHITYQNVKQFLVEQLHILRRIPSQILLEQRYLKFRQMGEFLEG
- a CDS encoding SDR family NAD(P)-dependent oxidoreductase: MAWTLVTGGAKRLGSHLCYALAEQGYSVVVHYNKSEQEAKDVVKKCQEIGVEAAAIQGDFSSNEAILDFTKRYLLEFKETTNLINNVGNYFVRSGLQTPLSDWMALFQINLHAPFILIQKLIPSLLESKGQIINLGVSGLYENPAGIYSTAYRMTKSCLWMLTKSLSVELASKGVRVNMVSPGQTNLSVDLQHQKHKLPMNRPCECREISRVITFLLHPDSVYITGQNIEIAGGS
- a CDS encoding SDR family oxidoreductase — its product is MRIGILGCGYVGQAAAVFWKNQSHFLTVTTRQIEKINFLQTFAHQVHQLTDDNILPFLANQDILLVSVAAASSRDYQNTYLETARRIIELLPQTPSLKQIIYTGSTSVYGDFQGNWVDETTLLNPLNEQSYCLSQTEQFFLKAPSSVNVTIFRLGEIYGPGRWITDRVIRMHQYSFPGTGNQLTNVIHLTDIVRALDFALQNKLHGIFNLCNDFHIPRKLFYEQLLQSAHLPSIQWDANKPSLHGGNKKVSSSKLKKLGFSFLENGPAR
- a CDS encoding HAD-IIB family hydrolase: MFFRKIKGIFALDIDGTVTAETESIPSEVVQFFEDLYQTGWQFVFITGRPFQWGVRSLNVLSFPYALAVQNGALIVDMPSKKILARKYLSQNLLHEMEVVCTKHHTDFIIYTGLENKDLCYYRSDKFAPSALNYIWERKEHLKENWSIIKNFNDLPVKEFASLKFFAKEKEAVLISQDIEKKLGLHAPTIRDPFNEEYFVVQVTHSEANKGSALKTYSQLSHSLYSSIAAGNDFNDLSLLQEATVKVAMSDAPDALLAIAHIIAPPAHQQGIIEGLTKAIDYLAKIGKMNNG
- a CDS encoding YbjN domain-containing protein, giving the protein MTTPIEMSLKALLTSMQRNHYEADIQLETDQVYTILKIANKEYPLFLRIFDEGNLLQLLLFIPCQIAKPVISDMARLLHLLNKELDVPGFGMDEIAGVVFYRLMLPTPNKKIDEELLLAFLKTIEQVCKMFATPIEAVGFGQTTLDEILEKTREMENES
- a CDS encoding ABC transporter ATP-binding protein → MRLLMKTALMGKQHRFLIILTILSMIFLTIASQLEVIALGVITRKGPDFFELFAPVKDGKLQRQTEVSWKQMQDRWVEIEGPEQDTITLQDTIHFLNQHTGTNQNLVEKVIKSLDYFIPVSSSLKALAFFIIIVALFKAISLFSQRFTARLVAIQVSRDLRQAYFEHIQSLPMTFYQKHHIGSLSSRVVGDASLVAEALNACLVNYLQTPFTVFTTLTLCFYTSWQLSLIIFFGFPLIVFPIIFLAKKVKKISKQIQKNQEIFSSVLIDFLAGIQTVKVFAMEEFSLKKYREQNGKMAALEQKSARYDLSSRPIVHTIGMFFLATALLYGLYILQLNVSDVLVYCGLLYVFYEPIKKFAEENTHIQKGIAAAERMQEVLHVQPQIKNQDGALELNHVEETIEFDQVWFRYDSKWVLRGVSFTIQKGQTVALVGPTGSGKSTIAQLLPRLYDIEKGEIRIDGHSLTAYTQKSLREQMAFVPQKPFLFLDTVAENISFGRPFSPLDIQEAAKLAHADEFIQQLSEGYQTELSEAGKNLSGGQQQRLAIARALVKKAPILIMDEATSALDALSEAHIKSALNQQRGKITQIIIAHRLSTIEDADKIIYLENGEKIAEGTKDELLHCCPSFRKMWDVMYTQRSEKSVQTH
- a CDS encoding putative quorum-sensing-regulated virulence factor, with translation MSLRAIYYDTETTGIKPEKDRVIEIAAYDPVQNRRFEKFVHPGFPIPPESTAIHHITDEMVANAGSFADVGAEFVEFCAGEVVLIAHNNDNFDLHFLRHEFERNQLILPTHWKFLDSLKWARRYRSDLPRHTLQFLREIYGITANNAHRALDDVIVLERVFRSMVDDLEIQDVFDLLNRPRAIQHMPFGKHQGQPLNKIPKNYISWLATTGAFDKPENQELKASFVKLGLLEMAESM